A region from the Paraburkholderia youngii genome encodes:
- the ftsW gene encoding putative lipid II flippase FtsW, which yields MSWSERFGSREATGGNGAAAGTSTRTTTRTGGSGLASAVNGVRPLRSRMLDYDHSLLWVVVALLGLGIVMVYSASIAMPDSPKYASYRDWAFLVRQIVFVLMGSAVGIVSFRIPISTWDKYAPKLFLISLVALVIVLIPHVGKGVNGARRWIPLGITNMQPSEIMKLAVTIYAANYTVRKQEYMHSFAKGFLPMAVAVGLVGALLLLEPDMGAFMVIAAIAMGVLFLGGVNGKLFGGLVATAVGTFTLLVWASPWRRERIFAYLDPWDDRYAQGKAYQLTHSLIAFGRGEWFGVGLGGSVEKLNYLPEAHTDFILAVIGEELGFVGVLVVILMFYWIVRRSFEIGRQALALDRTFAGLVAKGVGIWFGAQTFINMGVNLGLLPTKGLTLPLVSYGGSGILLNCVAIAVLMRVDYENRVLMRGGKV from the coding sequence ATGAGCTGGTCGGAACGTTTCGGCTCGCGCGAAGCCACCGGCGGCAACGGCGCCGCCGCAGGTACGTCTACCCGCACGACCACCCGCACGGGCGGCAGCGGTCTCGCGAGCGCGGTCAACGGCGTGCGGCCGCTGCGCTCGCGCATGCTCGACTACGACCACTCGCTGCTGTGGGTCGTCGTCGCGCTGCTCGGACTCGGCATCGTGATGGTGTACTCGGCGTCGATCGCGATGCCCGATTCGCCGAAGTACGCGTCGTACCGCGACTGGGCGTTCCTCGTGCGCCAGATCGTCTTCGTGCTGATGGGCTCGGCGGTCGGCATCGTATCGTTCCGCATTCCGATTTCGACGTGGGACAAGTACGCGCCGAAGCTCTTCCTGATCTCGCTCGTCGCGCTCGTGATCGTGTTGATCCCGCACGTCGGCAAGGGCGTGAACGGTGCGCGCCGCTGGATTCCGCTCGGCATCACGAACATGCAGCCGTCGGAAATCATGAAGCTCGCGGTGACGATCTACGCGGCGAACTACACGGTACGCAAGCAGGAATACATGCACAGCTTCGCCAAGGGCTTTCTGCCGATGGCGGTCGCGGTCGGCCTGGTCGGCGCGCTGCTGCTGCTCGAGCCGGACATGGGCGCGTTCATGGTGATCGCGGCGATCGCGATGGGCGTGCTGTTCCTCGGCGGCGTGAACGGCAAGCTGTTCGGCGGTCTCGTCGCGACCGCGGTGGGCACGTTCACGTTGCTGGTGTGGGCGTCGCCTTGGCGTCGTGAGCGGATTTTCGCGTACCTCGATCCGTGGGACGATCGCTACGCGCAGGGCAAGGCGTATCAGCTGACGCACTCGCTGATCGCGTTCGGGCGTGGCGAGTGGTTTGGCGTCGGTCTCGGCGGCAGCGTCGAGAAGCTCAACTATCTGCCCGAAGCGCATACCGACTTCATTCTCGCGGTGATCGGCGAGGAACTGGGTTTCGTCGGCGTGCTCGTCGTGATCCTCATGTTCTACTGGATCGTGCGCCGCTCGTTCGAGATCGGCCGCCAGGCGCTTGCGCTCGATCGCACGTTCGCGGGGCTGGTCGCGAAGGGCGTCGGCATCTGGTTCGGTGCGCAGACCTTCATCAACATGGGCGTGAACCTCGGTCTTTTGCCGACCAAAGGCCTCACGTTGCCGCTCGTCAGCTACGGCGGGTCGGGCATCTTGCTGAACTGTGTCGCGATCGCCGTGCTGATGCGAGTGGATTACGAGAATCGTGTGTTGATGCGCGGGGGCAAGGTATGA
- a CDS encoding UDP-N-acetylmuramoyl-tripeptide--D-alanyl-D-alanine ligase: protein MTMFSLRAAAAQIPGASVTGDDSVRFERVSTDSRSAGPGDLFIAIKGDRFDAHDFLPQVAERNVAAVLVARTPENWSVPAIRVADTRAALGALARGWRRQFDLPLVAVTGSNGKTTVKEMIASIFAAAVGTDARLATAGNFNNDIGLPLTLFRLHAAHRLAVVELGMNHPGETELLAKLAEPTVAVVNNAQREHQEFMATVEAVALEHASVIHALSPEGTAVFPADDAYASIWRVAATGNRIIDFALNSAERTTEAAVQGTFDGKRLSIDTPQGRLDVTLQVLGDHNAHNALAATSGALAAGVSLDAIQRGLESFGPVKGRLQVKQAALGSLAGATVIDDTYNANPDSMRAAIDVLASRESPRVLVMGDMGEVGDNGPAFHREIGAYAKERGIDALYAMGDASRDACTAYGAGAHHVADVGALVAQLQQAGFGAAATLLVKGSRFMQMERVVDAVTSPQPNAAGSTPAAH, encoded by the coding sequence ATGACGATGTTCTCGCTACGCGCAGCCGCCGCGCAGATTCCCGGCGCGAGCGTCACCGGCGACGACAGCGTGCGGTTCGAACGCGTGTCGACCGACAGCCGCAGCGCCGGCCCCGGCGATCTGTTCATCGCGATCAAGGGCGATCGATTCGACGCGCACGACTTCCTGCCGCAAGTCGCTGAGCGCAACGTCGCGGCCGTGCTGGTCGCGCGCACGCCGGAGAACTGGAGCGTGCCGGCGATCCGCGTCGCTGATACGCGCGCAGCGCTCGGCGCGCTCGCGCGCGGCTGGCGTCGTCAGTTCGACCTGCCGCTCGTTGCGGTCACGGGCAGCAACGGCAAAACCACGGTCAAGGAAATGATCGCGTCGATCTTCGCGGCCGCGGTCGGCACGGACGCGCGTCTCGCGACCGCTGGCAATTTCAACAACGACATCGGCCTGCCGCTCACGCTGTTCCGTCTGCATGCCGCGCATCGGCTCGCGGTGGTCGAGCTCGGCATGAATCATCCGGGCGAAACCGAACTGCTCGCGAAGCTCGCCGAGCCGACGGTCGCCGTCGTCAACAACGCGCAGCGCGAGCACCAGGAATTCATGGCGACCGTCGAAGCGGTCGCGCTCGAACACGCGAGCGTGATTCACGCGCTGTCGCCCGAAGGCACGGCAGTGTTCCCCGCCGACGACGCGTACGCGAGCATCTGGCGCGTCGCCGCTACCGGCAACCGCATCATCGACTTTGCGCTGAACAGCGCGGAGCGCACGACCGAAGCCGCGGTGCAGGGCACCTTCGACGGCAAGCGTTTGAGCATAGACACGCCGCAAGGCCGTCTCGACGTGACGCTGCAGGTGCTCGGCGATCACAACGCGCACAACGCGCTCGCGGCGACCTCGGGCGCGTTGGCCGCGGGTGTGTCGCTCGACGCGATCCAGCGCGGACTCGAATCGTTCGGCCCGGTGAAGGGCCGTCTGCAGGTCAAGCAGGCCGCGCTCGGCTCGCTCGCGGGCGCAACCGTGATCGACGACACCTACAACGCGAATCCCGATTCGATGCGCGCCGCGATCGACGTGCTCGCGTCGCGTGAATCGCCGCGTGTGCTCGTGATGGGCGACATGGGCGAAGTCGGCGACAACGGCCCGGCGTTTCACCGCGAAATCGGCGCGTATGCGAAAGAGCGCGGTATCGACGCGCTGTACGCGATGGGCGACGCCTCGCGCGACGCCTGCACCGCGTACGGCGCGGGCGCGCACCACGTCGCCGATGTCGGCGCGCTGGTCGCGCAACTGCAGCAGGCCGGTTTCGGCGCTGCCGCAACGCTTCTCGTGAAAGGCTCGCGTTTCATGCAAATGGAGCGCGTGGTGGACGCCGTTACGAGTCCACAACCCAACGCCGCGGGCTCGACGCCCGCCGCACATTAA
- the mraY gene encoding phospho-N-acetylmuramoyl-pentapeptide-transferase, which yields MLLALAQWLQNDASFLRVFSYLTFRAVMATITALLIGLVCGPAVIRKLTAMKVGQAVRKDGPQTHLVKSGTPTMGGVLILLGIGVATLLWADLTNRFIWIVMLVTFGFGVIGWVDDYRKVVYKDPRGMSSREKYFWQSVIGLFAAVYLAFSVSEASNVRVFDLFMAWVRSGLSMGLPARADLLLPFFKSITYPLGVWGFIVLTYLVIVGASNAVNLTDGLDGLVIMPVVLVGGSLGVFAYVMGSSVYSKYLLFPHIPGAGELLIFCSAMGGAGLAFLWFNTHPAQMFMGDVGALALGGALGTVAVIVRQEIVLFIMGGIFVAETLSVMLQVTWFKYTKRRYGEGRRFFKMAPLHHHFELSGWKETQVVVRFWIITLMLCLFGLSTLKLR from the coding sequence ATGCTACTGGCGCTGGCGCAATGGCTGCAGAATGACGCAAGCTTCTTGCGCGTGTTCAGTTATCTGACGTTTCGCGCGGTGATGGCGACCATCACCGCGTTGTTGATCGGGCTCGTCTGCGGCCCGGCGGTTATTCGCAAGCTGACCGCGATGAAGGTCGGCCAGGCCGTTCGCAAGGACGGCCCGCAAACTCATCTCGTCAAATCGGGCACGCCGACGATGGGCGGCGTGCTGATCCTGCTCGGCATCGGCGTGGCCACGCTGCTGTGGGCCGATCTGACCAACCGCTTCATCTGGATCGTGATGCTCGTCACGTTCGGCTTCGGCGTGATCGGCTGGGTCGACGATTACCGTAAGGTCGTCTACAAGGACCCGCGCGGCATGTCATCGCGCGAGAAGTATTTCTGGCAATCGGTGATCGGCCTGTTCGCGGCGGTGTATCTCGCATTCAGCGTGTCCGAGGCGAGCAACGTGCGCGTGTTCGACCTGTTCATGGCGTGGGTGCGCAGTGGCCTGTCGATGGGCCTGCCCGCGCGCGCCGACCTGTTGCTGCCGTTCTTCAAGTCGATCACGTATCCGCTCGGCGTGTGGGGCTTCATCGTGTTGACGTATCTGGTGATCGTCGGCGCGAGCAACGCGGTGAATCTGACCGACGGCCTCGACGGCCTCGTGATCATGCCGGTCGTGCTGGTCGGCGGGTCGCTCGGTGTGTTCGCGTACGTGATGGGCAGTTCGGTCTACTCGAAATACCTGCTGTTTCCGCACATTCCCGGCGCGGGCGAATTGCTGATCTTCTGTTCGGCGATGGGTGGCGCGGGGCTTGCGTTCCTGTGGTTCAACACGCACCCGGCGCAGATGTTCATGGGCGACGTCGGCGCGCTCGCACTCGGCGGCGCGCTCGGCACGGTCGCGGTGATCGTGCGTCAGGAAATCGTGCTGTTCATCATGGGCGGCATTTTCGTTGCGGAGACGCTGTCGGTGATGTTGCAGGTCACGTGGTTCAAATACACGAAGCGCCGTTACGGCGAAGGGCGGCGGTTCTTCAAGATGGCGCCGCTGCATCATCATTTCGAATTGTCGGGCTGGAAGGAAACACAGGTGGTCGTGCGGTTCTGGATCATCACGTTGATGTTGTGCCTATTCGGTTTGTCCACTCTCAAATTGCGTTAA
- a CDS encoding peptidoglycan D,D-transpeptidase FtsI family protein, with translation MKKSSAHKSVAFSANPILSVRLPMWRSKLVVFLLFMAFVALAARAFWIQGPGNAFYLKQGEIRYQRRIDMPATRGKILDRNGLVLATSLPVRAIWAIPESVPDDLGADKLDALGKLLGMTAKELRSKLSEDKTFVYVKRQVPVDVADKVAALDIPGIYSRAEYKRFYPEGEITAHLIGFTNVEDEGQEGVELGDQKLLAGTSGSRRVIKDRIGHIIEDVDEQVVPHNGKDVDLSIDSKIQYIAYTNLKAAVEKFKAKAGAAMVIDVRTGEVLALVNYPTYNPNDRSHLTGEQLRNRILTDTFEPGSIMKPFTVSLALDLHRVTPTTLVDTGNGHFVLDGAPITDDSGFGVLTVGGVIQKSSNIGATKIAMQLRPEEMWNMYTSIGLGQAPKVGFPGAAAGRLRPWKSWRRIEQATMSYGYGLSVSLFQLGRAYTAIAHDGQIMPVTIFHAPGDQPATGPQIFSPTTAREVRAMLETVVSAQGTSPDAAVPGYRVGGKSGTAYKHGPHGYDHSKYRASFVGMAPMPNPRIVVAVSVDEPTAGSHFGGQVSGPVFSGIVGDTLRALNVPPDMPVKQMVVSDDSAPPAPGAPSAPAGAKKLATNPGVKKMTISANPKTHPGVER, from the coding sequence ATGAAAAAATCGTCGGCGCACAAGAGCGTTGCGTTTTCGGCCAACCCGATTCTGTCGGTGCGCCTGCCGATGTGGCGCTCGAAGCTCGTCGTGTTCCTGCTGTTCATGGCGTTCGTCGCGCTCGCCGCGCGCGCGTTCTGGATTCAGGGGCCGGGCAACGCGTTCTATCTGAAGCAGGGCGAAATCCGCTATCAGCGCCGCATCGACATGCCGGCCACGCGCGGCAAGATTCTCGACCGCAACGGCCTCGTGCTCGCCACGAGTCTGCCGGTGCGCGCAATCTGGGCGATTCCCGAATCGGTGCCGGACGACCTCGGCGCCGACAAGCTCGACGCGCTCGGCAAACTGCTCGGCATGACCGCGAAGGAATTGCGCTCGAAGCTGTCGGAAGACAAGACCTTCGTCTACGTGAAGCGCCAGGTGCCCGTCGACGTCGCCGACAAAGTCGCGGCGCTCGACATCCCCGGCATTTACTCGCGCGCCGAGTACAAGCGCTTCTACCCGGAAGGCGAGATCACCGCTCACCTGATCGGCTTCACCAACGTCGAGGACGAGGGCCAGGAAGGCGTCGAGCTCGGCGACCAGAAGCTGCTCGCGGGCACATCGGGCAGCCGTCGCGTGATCAAGGACCGGATTGGTCACATCATCGAGGATGTCGACGAGCAGGTCGTGCCGCACAATGGCAAGGACGTCGACCTATCGATCGACAGCAAGATCCAGTACATCGCCTATACGAACCTGAAAGCGGCCGTCGAGAAATTCAAGGCGAAGGCCGGCGCGGCAATGGTGATCGACGTGCGCACCGGCGAAGTGCTCGCACTCGTCAACTACCCGACGTACAACCCGAACGACCGCTCGCACCTGACGGGCGAACAGCTGCGCAACCGCATCCTGACCGACACCTTCGAGCCGGGCTCGATCATGAAGCCGTTCACGGTGTCGCTCGCGCTCGATCTGCACCGGGTGACGCCGACTACACTGGTAGATACGGGCAACGGTCACTTCGTACTCGACGGCGCGCCGATTACCGACGACAGCGGCTTCGGCGTGCTGACGGTCGGCGGCGTGATCCAGAAGTCGAGCAACATCGGCGCGACCAAGATCGCGATGCAGCTGCGGCCCGAAGAAATGTGGAATATGTATACCAGCATCGGTCTCGGCCAGGCGCCGAAGGTCGGTTTTCCTGGCGCGGCGGCGGGCCGCCTGCGTCCGTGGAAGAGCTGGCGCCGCATCGAGCAGGCGACGATGTCGTACGGCTACGGCCTGTCGGTGTCGCTGTTCCAGCTCGGCCGCGCGTACACCGCGATCGCGCACGACGGCCAGATCATGCCGGTGACGATTTTCCATGCGCCGGGCGACCAGCCGGCCACCGGTCCGCAGATCTTTTCGCCTACCACCGCGCGCGAAGTGCGCGCGATGCTCGAAACCGTCGTGTCCGCGCAGGGCACGTCGCCGGATGCGGCAGTGCCCGGCTATCGCGTCGGCGGCAAGAGCGGTACCGCGTACAAGCACGGGCCGCACGGCTACGACCACTCCAAATATCGCGCGTCGTTCGTCGGCATGGCGCCGATGCCGAATCCGCGCATCGTCGTCGCCGTGTCGGTCGACGAGCCGACGGCGGGTAGCCACTTTGGCGGCCAGGTGTCGGGCCCGGTGTTCTCGGGCATCGTCGGCGATACGCTGCGCGCGCTGAACGTGCCGCCCGACATGCCCGTCAAGCAGATGGTGGTGTCCGACGATTCGGCGCCGCCCGCGCCCGGCGCGCCGTCCGCGCCGGCCGGGGCGAAGAAGCTGGCGACGAACCCCGGCGTGAAGAAGATGACCATTTCCGCCAACCCGAAAACCCATCCAGGAGTCGAGCGATGA
- a CDS encoding UDP-N-acetylmuramoyl-L-alanyl-D-glutamate--2,6-diaminopimelate ligase translates to MSALREQHPAHRQIADALAWLHAHVQPGAHLHADTRSLAAGDAFFAYAVDGADNRAFIDAAIERGAAAVLVQPEGFAGTLDASVAHAVPALNELAGTIASAWYRDPSDAMLAVGITGTNGKTSCSQWVAAALSARGTRCAIVGTLGTGLVGQLVHTGFTTPDAPQLQRSLAQLRDAGAQAVAMEVSSHALHQGRVNGTAFDIAVFTNLTQDHLDYHGTFEAYEAAKARLFAWPELRAAVINRDDAAGRRLLASTRGHARTIAYGIEGEHGDAGATNAPEADAWLTASNVRATATGTAFHLSTSDWGNADVEVQTLGLFNVSNLLAVLGVLLAAEVPFDAALAELAKLEPVNGRMQRLGGRLQNDEPLVVIDYAHTPDALEKTLEALRPIATARGGELVCMFGCGGDRDATKRPLMGAIAERLADNVVVTSDNPRSEDPLAIIEQIAAGMQDASQARRVEDRASAILQAIRGAAREDVIVLAGKGHEATQEIMGKKRAFSDQDHARLALAARATQTRGGGE, encoded by the coding sequence ATGAGCGCGCTGCGCGAGCAACATCCAGCGCACCGGCAGATCGCCGACGCCCTCGCCTGGCTGCACGCGCACGTGCAGCCAGGCGCGCATCTGCACGCCGACACGCGCTCGCTCGCGGCCGGCGACGCGTTCTTCGCGTACGCGGTCGATGGCGCGGACAATCGCGCGTTCATCGACGCGGCGATCGAGCGCGGCGCGGCCGCCGTGCTCGTGCAACCAGAAGGCTTCGCCGGCACGCTCGACGCGTCCGTCGCGCATGCGGTACCGGCATTGAACGAACTCGCCGGCACGATCGCGAGCGCGTGGTATCGCGATCCGAGCGACGCGATGCTCGCGGTCGGCATCACCGGCACGAACGGCAAGACCTCGTGCAGCCAATGGGTCGCCGCGGCGCTGTCCGCGCGCGGCACGCGCTGTGCGATCGTCGGCACGCTCGGCACCGGCCTCGTTGGCCAACTCGTGCACACCGGCTTCACGACGCCCGACGCGCCGCAATTGCAGCGCAGCCTCGCGCAATTGCGTGACGCGGGCGCGCAGGCGGTGGCGATGGAAGTGTCGTCGCATGCGCTGCATCAGGGGCGCGTGAACGGCACCGCTTTCGACATCGCGGTGTTCACGAATCTGACGCAGGACCATCTCGATTATCACGGCACGTTCGAGGCCTATGAAGCCGCCAAGGCGCGCCTGTTCGCATGGCCAGAGCTGCGCGCGGCCGTGATCAATCGCGACGATGCCGCCGGCCGGCGTTTGCTCGCGAGCACGCGTGGTCACGCTCGCACCATCGCTTATGGCATCGAGGGCGAGCACGGCGACGCCGGCGCCACGAATGCGCCAGAAGCGGACGCGTGGCTGACCGCATCGAACGTGCGTGCGACTGCGACCGGCACCGCGTTTCATCTGAGCACGTCGGACTGGGGCAACGCCGACGTCGAAGTGCAAACGCTCGGCCTCTTCAACGTGAGCAATCTGCTCGCGGTGCTCGGCGTGCTGCTCGCCGCCGAAGTGCCGTTCGACGCGGCGCTCGCCGAACTCGCCAAGCTGGAGCCGGTGAACGGCCGCATGCAGCGTTTGGGCGGCCGACTGCAAAACGACGAGCCGCTCGTCGTGATCGATTACGCGCACACACCCGACGCGCTCGAAAAAACGCTCGAGGCCCTGCGCCCGATCGCGACCGCGCGCGGCGGCGAACTCGTCTGCATGTTCGGCTGCGGCGGCGACCGCGATGCGACCAAGCGTCCGCTGATGGGCGCGATCGCCGAGCGGCTGGCGGACAACGTCGTCGTGACGAGCGACAACCCGCGCAGCGAAGATCCGCTCGCGATCATCGAGCAAATTGCGGCGGGCATGCAGGATGCGTCGCAGGCGCGCCGCGTCGAGGACCGCGCGAGCGCGATCCTGCAGGCTATCCGCGGCGCCGCGCGTGAAGACGTGATCGTGCTGGCCGGCAAGGGGCACGAAGCCACACAGGAAATCATGGGCAAGAAACGCGCTTTCTCCGATCAGGACCACGCCCGCCTCGCGCTCGCCGCGCGGGCCACGCAAACTCGCGGAGGTGGCGAATGA
- the murG gene encoding undecaprenyldiphospho-muramoylpentapeptide beta-N-acetylglucosaminyltransferase, with product MTALPQRTLMVMAGGTGGHVFPGLAVAHLMQAWGWKVVWLGNPAGMEATLVPKHGIPMEYVRFGGVRGKGLKTKLMLPVNLLRACTQSLSVLRRVKPDVVLGMGGYITFPAGLMTALSGCPLVLHEQNSIAGLANKVLAKLAKRVLVAFPNALPHGEWTGNPIREELARANAPKARYAQRNGPLNVLVVGGSLGAAALNEVVPRAVALLAPNERPRIVHQAGAKHIDALRENYAAAGLQAGADVSLVPFIDDMTSAYAQADLVICRSGAMTVSEISAVGVAALFVPFPYAVDDHQTTNAAFLADNGAALVVQQRDLSAEKLADWLRSQTRESLAEMAERSRSLAKPDATEQVAQICATVAGAGSMAGVSPEGKQ from the coding sequence ATGACGGCTCTGCCACAACGCACGCTGATGGTGATGGCCGGCGGCACCGGGGGACACGTGTTCCCGGGGCTCGCGGTCGCGCATCTGATGCAGGCATGGGGCTGGAAAGTCGTATGGCTCGGCAACCCCGCGGGCATGGAAGCGACGCTGGTACCGAAGCACGGCATTCCGATGGAGTACGTGCGCTTCGGCGGCGTGCGCGGCAAAGGTCTGAAGACCAAGCTGATGCTGCCGGTCAACCTGCTGCGCGCGTGCACGCAGAGCCTGAGTGTGCTGCGTCGCGTGAAACCCGACGTCGTGCTCGGCATGGGCGGCTACATCACGTTCCCGGCCGGGCTGATGACCGCGCTGAGCGGGTGCCCGCTCGTGCTGCACGAACAGAATTCGATCGCCGGTCTCGCGAACAAGGTGCTCGCGAAGCTCGCGAAACGCGTTCTGGTCGCGTTTCCGAATGCGCTGCCGCACGGCGAATGGACCGGCAATCCGATTCGTGAGGAACTTGCGCGCGCGAATGCACCCAAAGCACGCTACGCGCAGCGTAACGGTCCGCTGAACGTGCTCGTCGTGGGCGGCAGTCTCGGCGCCGCCGCGTTGAACGAAGTCGTGCCGCGTGCGGTCGCGCTGTTAGCGCCCAATGAAAGACCGCGCATCGTGCATCAGGCGGGTGCGAAGCATATCGACGCGCTGCGCGAGAACTACGCGGCCGCAGGCTTGCAGGCAGGCGCGGACGTGTCGCTCGTGCCGTTCATCGACGACATGACGAGCGCCTATGCGCAGGCCGATCTGGTGATCTGCCGCTCGGGCGCGATGACGGTGTCGGAGATATCGGCGGTCGGCGTCGCGGCGCTGTTCGTGCCGTTCCCGTACGCGGTCGACGATCACCAGACCACTAATGCAGCGTTTCTCGCCGACAACGGCGCGGCGCTGGTCGTGCAACAACGCGACCTGTCGGCGGAAAAGCTCGCCGACTGGTTGCGCAGCCAGACGCGGGAAAGTCTCGCGGAAATGGCGGAGCGTTCGCGCTCGCTCGCGAAACCGGATGCCACCGAACAGGTCGCGCAGATCTGCGCGACGGTGGCAGGTGCGGGTTCGATGGCGGGCGTGAGCCCAGAAGGAAAGCAATGA
- the ftsL gene encoding cell division protein FtsL — MNRLNIFLLIIVMGCALSVVNATNQQRQIFIQLQRAQSQERQLQQDYSQLQYQQSALSKTSRIEQLATASLKMQSATTGRTQYLTLAPGAATAIDAPIPTSAPASAPVATRRGATR; from the coding sequence ATGAACCGCCTCAATATCTTCCTGCTGATCATCGTGATGGGCTGTGCCTTGTCGGTCGTCAACGCGACCAATCAGCAGCGTCAGATCTTTATCCAGCTGCAGCGCGCGCAGTCGCAGGAGCGTCAGCTGCAGCAGGACTATTCGCAGCTTCAATATCAGCAGAGCGCGCTGTCCAAAACGTCGCGCATCGAGCAACTCGCCACCGCCTCGCTGAAGATGCAGTCGGCCACCACGGGCCGCACGCAGTACCTGACGCTCGCCCCGGGTGCCGCAACGGCGATCGACGCTCCCATTCCGACCTCCGCGCCCGCCTCGGCGCCGGTCGCGACCCGTCGCGGAGCCACGCGATGA
- the murD gene encoding UDP-N-acetylmuramoyl-L-alanine--D-glutamate ligase: protein MFGEKFRDRQKPMVLVLGLGESGLAMARWCARHGCRLRVADTREVPPNLSALEAHGVDADFVGGPFSPVLLEGVELVAISPGLSPLSADLLPLITAARERGIPVWGELELFSQALRTLGESGYAPKVIAITGTNGKTTTTSLTGLLCERAGKKVAVAGNISPSLLDKLSEAIDQTALPDVWVLELSSFQLETSHTFTPDAAVVLNITQDHLDWHGGLDAYAAAKGRIFGTRTVRVLNRDDARVMSLAPTSGEAEVITFGVTEPKNDGDYGLLRDNGMVWLVEAQDRDATDESPKGTSFGASTPKRRRKNEAAATPDIALKRLMPADALRIRGLHNAANALAAYALARAIGLPGAPLLHGLREYRGEPHRVELIASIDGIDYVDDSKGTNVGATVAALDGLAQRVVLIAGGDGKGQEFEPLAAPVMRWCRAVMLIGRDAPQIREALEHCGVAMTDHATLEEATRAAAAVAQPGDAVLLSPACASFDMFKGYAHRAAVFRSTVEDIAAERGTMI, encoded by the coding sequence ATGTTCGGCGAGAAGTTTCGGGATCGGCAAAAGCCGATGGTGCTCGTGCTGGGACTGGGTGAATCCGGTCTCGCGATGGCGCGCTGGTGCGCCAGGCACGGCTGTCGGCTGCGCGTGGCAGATACGCGCGAAGTGCCGCCGAACCTGTCCGCGCTCGAAGCGCATGGTGTCGATGCCGATTTCGTCGGCGGTCCGTTTTCGCCGGTGCTGCTCGAAGGTGTCGAACTGGTCGCGATCAGCCCGGGGCTGTCGCCGCTCTCCGCCGATTTGCTGCCGCTGATCACGGCGGCGCGCGAGCGGGGCATTCCGGTGTGGGGCGAACTCGAACTGTTTTCGCAGGCGCTGCGCACGCTCGGTGAGTCCGGCTACGCGCCGAAGGTGATCGCGATCACCGGTACGAACGGCAAGACCACGACCACGAGCCTGACCGGCCTGCTTTGCGAACGCGCGGGCAAGAAGGTCGCGGTGGCGGGCAACATCAGCCCGTCGCTGCTCGACAAGCTGTCCGAAGCGATCGATCAGACCGCGCTGCCCGACGTGTGGGTGCTCGAACTGTCGAGCTTCCAGCTGGAGACCTCGCATACCTTTACGCCGGACGCGGCGGTCGTGCTGAACATCACGCAGGATCATCTGGACTGGCACGGCGGACTCGATGCGTACGCGGCCGCGAAGGGCCGCATCTTCGGTACACGAACGGTGCGCGTGCTGAATCGCGACGACGCCCGTGTGATGTCGCTTGCGCCCACCAGCGGCGAGGCGGAGGTCATCACGTTCGGCGTGACCGAGCCGAAGAACGACGGTGACTACGGCCTGTTGCGCGACAACGGCATGGTGTGGCTCGTCGAAGCACAAGATCGTGATGCGACCGACGAATCCCCCAAGGGGACTTCCTTCGGGGCGTCCACGCCGAAGCGCCGTCGCAAGAACGAAGCAGCCGCAACGCCCGACATCGCGCTGAAGCGTCTGATGCCCGCCGACGCGCTGCGCATCCGCGGCCTGCACAACGCCGCCAACGCATTAGCCGCGTACGCGCTCGCGCGTGCGATCGGTCTGCCCGGCGCGCCGCTGCTGCACGGCCTGCGCGAATACCGCGGCGAACCGCATCGCGTGGAACTGATCGCGTCGATCGACGGCATCGACTACGTGGACGACAGCAAGGGCACCAACGTCGGCGCGACGGTCGCCGCGCTCGATGGTCTCGCGCAGCGCGTCGTGCTGATCGCGGGCGGCGACGGCAAGGGCCAGGAATTCGAGCCGCTCGCCGCGCCGGTGATGCGTTGGTGCCGCGCGGTGATGCTGATCGGCCGTGACGCGCCGCAGATTCGCGAGGCGCTCGAACATTGCGGCGTCGCGATGACCGATCACGCGACGCTCGAAGAAGCGACGCGCGCGGCCGCCGCCGTCGCGCAGCCCGGCGACGCGGTGCTGTTGTCGCCCGCGTGCGCGAGCTTCGACATGTTCAAGGGATATGCACATCGTGCGGCGGTATTCCGCAGCACGGTCGAAGATATCGCGGCCGAACGGGGGACGATGATATGA